The genomic DNA TGCACCACTGCCTACGAGCATGGCAGCCACATCAGAGGAAGCGAGATGAgacattttgtttatgttgttatcatttcATGGTGATGGACTACACTGTACAATGTGGCTTTGTAAACGCTAGCTGTGCCCCTGGGCATGAGGCCAGCCGAGCAGCCTGTGGGTGGAACTCTGCCCACGGAGCCGGGAGGCAAAGGATTTGGAAGGAAGTCTGAAGTCGTCTTTACTCCGTCTCATTAAAAGCATATTAGAGCCCACCCTCCCCCTGCACCACCCACTCAGCTACAGTTCCTCACTGTGTCTCATGGAGCAGCTCTTTCTACACGAAAATAGGCATGCAGGTGAGAGTGGAGGGCTCCAGGACAAGCAGGAAAAACCCTCCTATAAATAAGTCCAAGAGAACAGAAGTCGATGTCCATAATCAGTTTCATTACAGTAAAGTGCAGAAGCTGCATGGCGGTACAGTAAACCCTCTGAAGTCACCGGAGTGCTCGAGTGTGCCAAGAAGCTTCAGATGCTGTCAGACTTTCCTGGCATTTTTAGATGCTACAGTCAAAGTCAATAATGTTTGAGTGCTGAAAAGAGTGGTCAATGAATACATTAGTCGAATCCACATAAAATTTATCAACATCAATTTATTATGCATTAAATCATTTAAGGAATTTGTCAAGCAATACAGGTCAAACACTTAGTGGTTTCAGCTTCTGAGTACGAGGATTGTAAATTATATATCTATAGGTTTTGTCTGTtggagactgtcctcccccatAAGACCACACACTAGGTCGTTTATAGTTATACGTCTTAATacaacccatatttatgttAATCACTAGGTGACGGCCTCTAGTGGCAATAGAAATTAGGACTTTAACTACTATACTACAGGACTATACTATAGCACTATAGGAAGCGACgaaggtggatgggtcaaacaactTCAGGACTTTGATCGCTACCTTACATCTACTCGTGACTCCTGATTACAGTCTTTTTGTTAGCCTTAGactgttttattcatacttTTAAAGACCCTGAAGCTGTAAAAGTTATCCCTTAATTCACAGGCAAAAAGAAAAGACCTCTGCTTCTCTATCCTGTTAATCATCCCACAACCCCTCAGATGCAGCAGGGGAACCATTGGAATAAACAATGAAATCATCGAGctaaacagaaaaatgaataatgaaaacaattggTATTTGCACcctaataatgtttaataaatagTGTAGGTTCAGCATTTCCACATGATAAATTATCTTGACATTTGaatctgtaaataatttgtagaCTACTATGTGGCCGGATGAGAATTTTAATAAACTTACAAATACAGTAAGCCATTCAAAGGAGAAAAATGAAAGAGTCGGTACAGGTGCTTCAGGGGAACAAATTTAGAACTAGAAAGACAGGGAAATTgtaagagagaggaagagaaaagaaaataggCCAAGTAATAGAAAGAGCAAGAAAGTGAGAGgcagtgagcagtagtgagGATGTGAAGGAGGGAGAGGTGAATTATAGCCTACTCCTGGAATCAATAATCTTGTGAATCACAGCCCCAGCATGCTACAgatctttttctttcccttaACTGAGCAGAAATGGTGACAGATGTTAAGAGCAAAGCCTGGCGATTTTTAAGGCTGCTAGGCAGACCAGAGAGCTGAGAGAGCTGCGGGGTAATCCTCGCTGTGCCTGAGGAGGCAGGGGGACGAGCAAATGCAAACAGGACTAAGACAAAGGGAGGATAAACCAGAGGCCAGTTAAACATAACAGTTTTCTCCTGTTTGTCTGCTTATTTAAACAGTCTCTTGCATATCCACCTTTGTCCTTTAGTTAGGCAGATGTCTTCCCTCTGAGTCAAAATGCCAGAAAAACTAAATGCACTGCAGCTCTGCTTTACTCTCCAGTGCTATCATGACATGCATGCAGCTTCCTTATAGCTCTCCTATGCATATTTAACCGCACTCTGGTATACGGAGAACATTTAGTTTCAGATTGCAGTGTGCTTTCAGGGGCAATGAGGAATACAATGATCCAACCTGACAAGTGCGATAGTTATAGTagtatttttcttttagatGGACTCACCTCACACCTGTTGTCTGAGGTCATTCAGACTTAAATAGATGATCATTCACCTTTATCACTCCTTTTTTTCACCCATTATCGTCCCTTTTATAGTGTGTTCGTCCATCGGTCATCCACACCTTTATCCTCCTGTCTGTTCCGCACAATATCTCAGAAGACATTTATCAAATTGTGACAAAATTTAAAGGAAGAGTTTAATATTTTGGGGAAATTTGATCTTTCTCTTCCAAGCTAAAGTTAGTTAGTTAACGATTCTGTGTGGAATtttcatgttctccccgtgtcagcgtgggttcttaccgggtactccggcttcctcccacagtccaaaaacatgcacttagatttaactggtgactctaaattgcccataggtgtgaatgacaACGTGATtgcctgtctctatgtgtcagacctgtgatagtctggagacctgtccagggtgtacccacCTCTCGCCCAACGTGAGCTGGGATAATGTCCAGCCCCCCgagacccgagtgcggataagcggttaaggataatgaatgaatgaatggatgattctttagaaaatgaaaaaaatctggatGCTTGGAGTTAAAACTAAGTAAGTTTTAAACTGTTCATCATAGTCGGACAATGTTGTATGAGTCGATACTGACTGGCTGCAACATTATGGTGAGTTCACGCCAAAAGCAACACGAATTATGCAAATATGCTAAATTCACTCCATTACCATATTTTCAAAATTTGCAGGCACTAGATCACGAAACAGACTGGCATTGATATTCTCCTACATATAGCATAGCCCTGATTGATCCAAagtccattcagaaaacaagcattttaaaagttatttgtttGTCATCTTGTGAACGTGACAAAGCATGACTTTTCACAAATCTGCATCAGGATGTGGTTATTTTGACATAGTTTTAACCTGGTTATTGCCATTAAATTgcaatttttcaacatattttggACTTCCAGGTACAAAAACAGCAATAGTGGTTACTTTGGCCATGGTTCATGACAGAGGGAAATGGTAAAAGATACATTTGAAACTTCACCAGACGTGATCAAACACAAGTGTTCCCAATATAGTCCAGCGGTGTGAACACATCATTAGAGAAGGGGATCACACCAGTGGGTTCTCATGTTTTTTCAGACTTGCTCAACAGCTCAAGTGGCTTAATTCATGTGTCACCTACAATACATCAGACACACCTGacctgatttttaaaaatccaaagaaAAAGATGCGCCTCTCTCCTGAATCCCTGAATCCCAAAATGACAACCAGCTCAAACAAGGTGACATATTTGTTACTAATTGGCCCTGACAGAAGGAcagacattttcttttctttctttttttttggcctgtTCACTGATTTATGTAGTTTCTTTGATGGTTGTTTCGATCTGAAAGACTAAGAGAGCTGGCGTAGAGATGGCTTTACGGAAAGAATTGACGCCCGAAACTGAAACCAGCTGGTTCTTTTCAATGGACATTCAGCCCAGGAGACAGAATTTGTGGCTTGAGAGCCTCAGACTGAGacacatttaaatgcaaattcTCTTCTTTACATTATTGATTGATACACTCTCCAGACTCTACTTTTggatgttgttttctttttttgcatacTTTGCAATTCACCTGTACTTGTGGGACAGTGGCACCCCATTACTGAGCTCTTTAAATCAATGACCCCTGTATGGTTAAGTAAAGATCGTTTGTCTTTACACACTTTTAGAAAATGAACTGCCATTGCTGAGGAATTACCACGCCTTTATTCTGTCTGTAACAAATGACCACTCAGAGATCCAACTCGTAACCaaagttttcttctttttcaaacAGCCTGAAAACCACCCTGAAGAAGAAACTGTCCGGTGATGTCGTCAACCTGTCAGGCATCCCGCTGTCCGGCCGCGACGTCCACCGCGTGGCCTTCTACCTCCAGGGCAGCAGTGACGCCGTGTCCGCCGTGGACTTGAGTTTTACCGAGCTGCAGGACGAGAGCTTTCGTCTGCTGCTGCCCCACCTCGGCTGCCTGCCGAAACTCACCATACTAGCCATCAATGGCAACCGCCTGACGGTGGGCATCATGAAAGACCTGACAGACGCAGTAAAGGATCCTAAAAAGTTCCCCAGTCTGGCCTGGGTCGACCTGGGCAACAACGTGGATATCTTCACCGTGCCTCAGCCGCTGCTTGTGGCCCTGCGGCGTCGCTTCGGTTTGCGCAGCAGCCTCCCAACGATTTATGAGTACAGGGAAGCGCAGGCATTCGGTGGCTACAACCCAAACATGGAGACATCTGTGGAGGAGCCAAGTCTGTACGAGGAGGGGGATGCAGAGGAAGATgataaagaggaggaggaggacaggctgGAGCTTCGAGCCTGGGGCTTCGGAGgagaaaacatgtcaaaaaatgtgcCAGTGCACTTCTGTGGGAGGTGATCGCCCCGAGCTGCTTTCTTTTAGACCGGCTGCCCCGTATATCCCTCAGTATCACCTCGCCCTAAGTCTAGCCTCCTCTGTTAGCAGCTGCCATTGTGGCAGATGCTTTCACTGACCCACatgtttcttaaaataacttaaaaataagTAACTGTGCTGTGTGGATGCTCTGACTACTGAGAGGCAGGCAGTTCTGTGGTTGTACAGACACTAAGGATTTGTTCATGGATTTATTTAACCTTCACTTTTACTGAACATGCTGTTTTCCAGTTCCTAAAGTTTTGTAGCCTGTTGTTTCCCATTATTTGCCATTGTTTACTCGAGCAGCTGGGGGTTAAGTGCCTTGCACATTGGCACTTCAACAGTAGCTGCTGAGGAAGGGAAAGCATTACTAATTCACATTCACCAGAACACATTTACACCAGAAGGTTCCTGCAACAACTTCACCCCTGCTGCCCCATTTCTGTGAGAAGTCTGAATAAGTAAATATCCTATTTAAAGCAACCACGGGgagttttaactggttatgaaacagtctcaagttaatactgatgcctctatatgaTCCACATAAGCAAACAAGATCATCAGAGACTGGCTATTTCTATGTAGTTATTCCTAATGTCCGCCACAATGAAATCAGAGAAAATAATGCAGGTTCATCATAAACTCTCTCTCAAATCAGACTCAGCAGCGGAGCTTAGCCTCATTGCTTTGCCGGCTTCCTGGGAGCCAACATTTACACCACGCTGCTGCAGTCCCACGCCATTTTGCCGGGCTCGCTGTAAGGAAGGGAGGCATGGAAGAGGCAGGACTTGGATTGAGCAGGGCAAACTATCAGACCATGCTTCAGGAAAATGAGAGGTAATGGTACACATGGAAAAACTTGCTTTTCTCCCAGACTCAACAGAAAATACAAGTTTCTATTAGTtgctttgaaaaaaagtttaatttcaaCTGACATTTTTGCTATGACATATATATTACTCAGCTGCAGAGTGGTTAGGTTCACATAAAAGATGCTTACTTTTTTAGTATTTATCCAGgaatttatttgaaataaattgtATTAGTTAAATTGGTTAGTTCCAATTTTTAAAGGGAAGCATACTGAATCTATTTTAATTTAGACTTCCAGCGCTGATGCTTCAGTACACTGATGCTGCAGCTGTGTGGAGAAAAACCTcggcctgacacacacacacagacagagtttGGGCAGGAGCTGCCGATGAACCGACTGCTGCCTCTCTCAGGTCTTGTTAGGCCACTTGAGTCACAGATGGTGAGCAGAGGATCTATTTTTCCCCAGCAAATGGGACTAGCCCCAGATAATTTCGTCCACTGGTGGTGTGTGAATGATTCCATTTATGAATCAGACCATAAGCAACAGGAGAGATGCccacactgtttttaaaggCGAACACAGATAATGAAACGATTACAAACAGCTCTGCTTTTATCTTTTCTTCTGTGGTGCTAAATCTTTGTTGTGGCATGAGTAAACTACAacagcttgtttttttatgtatagttCTCAtccttttgtattgttttttaaaaatgggcaTTACTGTTTACTGTAGCGCAGCATCAGATCCCACAGACAGAGAGCATGTTTACATGTACATCAATATTCCAATAAATT from Centropristis striata isolate RG_2023a ecotype Rhode Island chromosome 19, C.striata_1.0, whole genome shotgun sequence includes the following:
- the lrrc75bb gene encoding leucine rich repeat containing 75Bb — its product is MGSKLTRQRSLDFETKVSKRRRQRNDTQGESERSGGRGGGDFLFTSLMLKSDKLPGMLRKTNHSPYVRRVAWIRDIQRLLREQKMEQAAEVLKLLRKDLGLQGTSLNDILYKNAAFLNLVDPISHELLLSLARDLQCPKRETDSFKATNKICRQLIYHLTPHSKWTRQSVPRRKSQACLKTTLKKKLSGDVVNLSGIPLSGRDVHRVAFYLQGSSDAVSAVDLSFTELQDESFRLLLPHLGCLPKLTILAINGNRLTVGIMKDLTDAVKDPKKFPSLAWVDLGNNVDIFTVPQPLLVALRRRFGLRSSLPTIYEYREAQAFGGYNPNMETSVEEPSLYEEGDAEEDDKEEEEDRLELRAWGFGGENMSKNVPVHFCGR